DNA from Agathobaculum sp. NTUH-O15-33:
GATCATGGACGCGGTTTCCTCCGCGTTTTGTAGCGCCATATCGGCGACCAGCACCTTGGCGCCGTGCGCGCCGAGCGCCATACAGATTGCGCGGCCAATGCCCGCGCCGCCGCCCGTGACAACGGCGACTTGATCCTTCAATGAGATTCCCTTGTTCAGCATCATGAATACCTCCATCAATAATTGGGTTTTTGTTTATGCGGTGCGCACGCCTGCCGCAGGAACGGCCGCGTGCAGCAGGCGCCGAGCCGGAACACCGCGTCGGCCTCCATGGCCCAGTACGCGGGACGAAATAGCTCCAAGCAGGCCGGGCCGTCGTATCCTGTGCTTTGCACCGCCTCCGTGATCTCCGCCACCGGGATACAACCCTTGCCCGGCATGATGCGGTGACAGTGATCGAGCACGCCGAAGGGCCGATCCTCGCAGTCGTTGATGTGATAGATAAACAGCTTGCCGCGCGGGATATTGCGAATGGACGCCATATCCGCGCACTTATCGTGCATGTAAAAGTTGATGCAGTCCACCGTCAGGCCGACGTTGTCCCGATCGACCGCATTTACGATCTCGGTCGCGAAACGGAGCGAGTTGCAGCACCAGCGCCGGTCGCCGACCGGCTCAAAGGCGATAGATACGCCATAGGGCCCGGCCAGATCGCTCAGCCTGCAAAGGACGGAAACCGTATCGTCAAAAACCTCTTGTTCGGTCTTGGTAAAATAGGTATCCGCCTTGCTGGGGCACACGATCAAATACCGGCAGCCGATCCGCCGCGCGATGCGGCAGCTAAAAAGCGCCTGCCGCCGGACCTCCTCCCACTGCGCGGGGGAGGTAAAATTGATATAATCGATCGCGTTGATCGAAAAAGGCTTTACATGGCTGGCGCTGAAAAATGCTTGCAGGTCCTCCACCGTGTGGGTTTGCAGGTATGCTTCCAGCATGTCGATGCGCAGCTCGATATCGTCGTACCCATATTTTTCGCACAGGATGAGATCCTGCTCCAAGCTGGAATTTTCCATACAGGTGGCTTCGTTATAGCCCAGTCGCATCGCGTATCCCTCCTAACGAACCGCCTTACACGTCCTCGCGCTTCTTTTTGCGCGCGTAACAGTCCATCGCGATAACGAACACGATCACGATGCCGCGGATGAGCTGCTGATAATAGGACGATACGTTTTTCAGGCTCATTGCGTTTTCCAGCACGCCCAGCAAGAAAATGCCGATGAGCGACTGGACGATACCGCCATATCCGCCGTTAAACGGCGTGCCGCCTACGACGACGCCGCAGTTGACCAGCAGCGCGGTATTTTCACCATAAGTGGCCGAACCGGAATTGAGCTCCGCCGAAAAACAGAAGCCCGCGAGCGCCGCGCACATCGCGCTGATCAAAAATGTCATGCGCTTGTGCCGCTTGACATTAATGCCGGAATAGGAGGCAACGCCCTTGTCGCCGCCGACCGCGAAGCAGTTACGGCCAAACTGTGTATGCGTCATCACCCACCAGCACACGAAAAACATGGCGATGGCCAGCCAAGTGATAAAGTTGATGCCTAGGAACTTGCCGTTGCCAAAATGCACATACGCTTCACTCGCGCCCGATACCGGCTTGCCGTTGCTCGCTACCAAGGAAACGCCGCGCAGCACCATCATCATGCCGAGCGTACAAATAAACGAGTTTGCCCCCTGATCGACGATGATAAAGGCATTGATCGCGCCGACCGCCAGCCCCACCAGCAGAACCACCAGTAAGATCGCGAGTAACGGTAAATACTGCTGCAACTGAATGGACAAAATGCCGGCTAAGCACATATTGGTGCCGAGCGACAGGTCGCACTCGCCGGATACGATGCAAAACGTTACGCCGAATGCCATTATCAGCAGAATGGTGACTTGCAGCATCAGCGCCGACATATTGGTGCCGGTCAGAAAGTAGGGGCTGAAGAAGGGCATGATGATGAAAAACGCGAGGATCGCCAGCGCGGCCTTTTGTTTTTTCAGCACTTTCCAAAGCTGCGTAGCCTTTTGGGTCTTTTCCATATCCGTCCCCCTCCTTAAACCGTCCGGCGGCTGTCAAGCCAGATCGCCGCGACCAGAATAACGCCCTTCCAGACGTTTTGCATGTTCGGGCCAACGCCCAGCATGTTCAGTGCGTTGGCCATAATGGTGAACAGCGCGACGCCCAAGACCGTATTGAGCACGCTGCCCTTGCCGCCCGACAGGCTCGTGCCGCCGATGGTGACGGACAGGATCGCGTTCGCCTCATAATTGCGGCCCGCGATCGGCAAGGCCGAACCGACGCGGCAGGTCATAATAAACGCGCCGAGAGTGGTGAGCACGCCCGTGATGATATAGATCATCATAATAATACGCTTGAGCGGGATGCCGCACAGCTCAGCCGCGACCGGATTACCGCCTGCCAGATGGATTCCGCGCCCGATCGGCATTTTCTTCATCATAAATTGCAGGATAGCCGTGACCACGATGAAGATGATTAGCATAAACGGAATGTGCAGCACGCCGCCGTTACCGACAAACTGCGTAAACGCCGTCTCGTTCAGCGCCACATAGTTGCCGCTATTGGCGATCAGCGCCAGCGCGCCGAACACGGTCTGCATGCCAAAGGTGATGAACAGTGCGTCCGAATCATCCCGCGCGCCGCACTTGATCAAGATCAGCGCGTTGACCAGACCGCACAACCCGCCGATCGCAAGCACCACGATCAAGGATGCCGGGCCCATGCGGTTGAGCAGCAGGGCGGACACGATGCCCATGAAGGAGAAAATTCCCGCGACGGACAGGTCGATATAGCCGCCGATAATGACGAGCGTCATGCCGAGCGCCACCATGCCGAGCGGCACGAACTGCCGAACCAGACTGAGCAGGTTGCCCGGCGCAAGGAAGGACGGCTGCACGATGCAGGTGTATAGAGTAAGGATCAGAATACCGATCAGGATCAAATAATCGTTTACAAGCTTTTTCACTACGTGCCGTTTTTGCGCTTTTGCGGCAGGCTGCGCCGAATGGATCGCATTCATATTTCTTCACCCCTCCCCCAGTGCGGCCGCCATAATATCCTCCGACGATACCGCGTTAGGATCGAACTCTCCGACCACGCGGCCATCCGAAAGGACGATCACACGGTTGGACATGTTCAGCACCTCGGGCAGTTCGCTCGAGATCATGATGATGGTGCCGCCCGATTCCGCGATCTGCTTCATCAGCATATAAATTTCGTACTTAGCGCCAACATCGATGCCGCGCGTCGGTTCATCCATGATCAGCACCTTCGGGTTGTTTTCCAGCCAGCGCGCGATCAGGCATTTTTGCTGATTGCCGCCCGAAAGCGTGCTGATGTAAACCTCCGGCCCCGGCGTTTTGACAGCGAGAGCCTTGATCTGCCGGTCGATTATCTCGCGCTCCTTCTGCTTGTCGAACACGCCGTTTCTGACAAAATGATCGAACGACGCCATGGTGATATTCGTGCCCACATCGAAATTCAGCAGCAGCCCCTGCTGCTTGCGGTCCTCGGTCACAAAGCCGAAGCCCTCGCGCTTGGCGTCCATGGGGTTTTTGATATCGAGTTTTTTGCCGTTCAGCCAAACCTCGCCCGAATGCTTTTTGTCCGCGCCGAATACGGCGCGCACGGTCTCGGTCCTGCCCGCGCCGACCAGACCGACAAAGCCGAGGATCTCGCCTTTTTTTGCGGTAAAGCTCACGTCATGCAGCTTCTTGGTGTTGATATTTTTTACTTCCAGAATGGTTTCGCCCACATTTTGCGCGCGCGGCGGGTATTCGTTTTCGATCGACCGGCCGACCATCTCGGCGATCATTTCGCCGCGCGTCACCTGCTCGATCGGCTTGGTGCTGATAACATGGCCGTCGCGCATGACGGTCACGCGGTTGCACAGATCGAATATCTCATCCAGCCGGTGGCTGATATAGATAATCGTAATGCCCTTGCCGCGCAAATCGTGGATGATAGCGGTCAAACGGTCCATTTCCTCGGCGGTCAGCGTGGTGGAGGGTTCATCCATGATAATCAGCTTGGAATCATAGGACAGCGCCTTGCAGATCTCCACCATCTGCTTTTCCGAGACCGAAAGATCCTCTACCGGCGTATAGGTGCCGATTTTGCTGCCGATGCTGTCCAACAGCGCCCTTGCCTTTTTATGTATCTGCCGCAGGCCGCCCAGCTCCTTAAACCGGCCGAGAAAGATGTTCTCGCCCACGTTCATCTGGTTGACCAAGTTGAATTCCTGATAAATGATCGACAGGCCCAGCCTGAGCGATTCCGTTGGTTTTTTAATGCGCATTTCCTGTCCGTCAAAAAAGATATTGCCTTCGTCCTTGCTATAAACGCCGGAAAGGATCTTCATCAGCGTTGATTTGCCAGCGCCGTTTTCACCGACGATCCCGTGCACCTGTCCCTGATAAATATCAAACGATACCTGATCGAGCGCCACGACGTTGGTGAACCGCTTGGTCACGTTCTGTACTGAGAGTATCACGTTAGTGTCCACATTCCCGCACCTCCTGATTTGGATGGCAGCCTCTGTCAGGACGCGCCCGACAGAGGCTTGCTGCCATCTAAGTTGCTATACCTTAACCGATCAGCCCCAGCCGGCCTCGAATTTACCGGCGTTATCGGCGGTGATCACCACGTTGGGGGTCACCGTTTCCTTGTCCACCTTGTCGCCGTCGCCGTTGAGGTAAGCGAGCGCGGCCATGACCTGAATGGCGGTATTGGCTTTGAAATCCTGCATCGAGGTGCTCTTGAAGCAGCCGTTCTTGGCGATCTCGTCCAGCGCGCCTTGCGTGCCGTCCACAGAGAAGAACATGATCTCGTCTTCGCGGCCGACGTTTTGGGTGGACTGGATCGCCGCCAGCGTGGCCAGATCAAAATGGCTGAACACCGCGTCGATCTCGGGATATTTGGATAAATAGGACTCCATGATATTCATCGCTTCGGCGGTAGACCACTGTGCCGACTGTTCCTCGACGATTTCATATTGGGGATAATTCTGCATTACGCCGCGGAAGCCCGCCGTGCGGTTGATCTGTGCGGTCGAACCCATCATGCCGTCGATCATAACGATCTTGCCGCCGTCTGGCAGCATTTCCATCAGGACGGACGCCATCTGCTGGGCGGCCATGGTATCGTCCGGGCCGACATAGCAGTCATACCCGCTCGTATCCGCGATGCGGTTCTGCGAGTTGATGACGACAAGTCCCGCGTCCTTTGCCTTTTTCATGGGAATGCTCAGCGCCGAAGCGTCCACCGGGTTTACGATGATCGCATCGCAGCCCTGCGTGATCGCGTTGTTGATATGGTCGGTCTGCTTCTGCGGGTCGCTCTGTGCGTCATACCGCACCAGCTCAAACCCGTATTCGTCAGCCGCCTGCTGCATCAATCCGGTCATAAACGCCATGGACTCATCGGAATCATCCGCGCAGCACCAAGCGAGCTTCCATTTGGAGCCGTCCTCCTTTGTGCCGCTCAAATTGCACTCGTCCGGGATGTAATCGGAAATGACCGGGGAACCCATGAAATCCTCGATATTGACAGGCTCTAAGCTTTCAAATTCCGAGGCCGTCGCCGCGGCCGCGCCGCTATCCGCCGGGCTCTCGTCCGGCGTCGCCGCCTTGCCCGCGCTATCCGCCGCGGGCGTACACCCTGTCATGCCGAGCATTGCGAGTACCGTTGTGATCGCGATCCATTTTCTCAGTTTCATCTTTCGCACTCCTTTTTTTCTATCGGTTTATACTTTAAGACCCCCGCCTGCGCGGCGATCCTAAACCACGGTGAAATGACATGCGCGGGGCCGCCATCCGGCCGGGACCGCCCGGCCGGAGCCTGAGGAGAGAAGAAATGAGTATGTAGGCAGATATGTTCTGTTTAAGAGAAGGCTGCACGGTATTACTCGTACATTGAAAAGACCTTTTCGTAAATGGGCAGCACCTGATCGAGCAGTTCCAGCGAGGGGTAGCTCAAAAACGTTTTGTTTCCGCCCGCCGTGAGCACGCCGTTCGCCGCGAGAGCCATTGCGAAATCGGTCATGCGCGCGGTGGCAAACTTGCGCTTTTCCGCCTGCTGCTCGGGCGTGTACTCCGGGAAGGTCGCCACGTGCTTCATGCCGGTCACATCGATCTGCATCACCGAGCCGGTGGACGAAATAATGGCGGGCAGATCATATTTGTTGGCAAGATCGGTCAGCTTCTGCGCGAACGTCTTGCCCGCCGCGTTCAGTTTGTTCGGGACATCCTCGCGCTGCAGCTTGCACAGCGTTGCGTAGGCCGCGGCGCAGGTCAGCGGATTTGCCGACAGGGTGCCGCCGATGACGATCTTCTTGCCGGCCACGTGTGACACGCCCGCCGTCAGCACGCTCATGACGTCCTCGTTGCCGCCGATGCCGCCCGCGCCGGCCAGACCGCCGCCGATGATCTTGCCGAAGATGGTGATATCCGCGCGGGTATCGAAAAACTCCTGCGCGCCGCCCAGCGCCAGACGGAACCCGGTGACGACCTCGTCGTAGATCAGTACCACGCCGTACTTGTCGCACAGCTTGCGCACGCCCTTGTGGTATTCCCGTGTGGTAGGCAGCACGCCGGAATCCTGCCCCATACCTTCCATGATGAAGCAAGCCGTGCCGCCCTTTTTCTCGTTATCGATAAAGCGCTGCTCGAGTTCGTTCAGGTCGTTGACCATAACGGCGGAGACATATTTGAAATTCTCATCCGGCACGCCGACCGCA
Protein-coding regions in this window:
- a CDS encoding ABC transporter permease — its product is MEKTQKATQLWKVLKKQKAALAILAFFIIMPFFSPYFLTGTNMSALMLQVTILLIMAFGVTFCIVSGECDLSLGTNMCLAGILSIQLQQYLPLLAILLVVLLVGLAVGAINAFIIVDQGANSFICTLGMMMVLRGVSLVASNGKPVSGASEAYVHFGNGKFLGINFITWLAIAMFFVCWWVMTHTQFGRNCFAVGGDKGVASYSGINVKRHKRMTFLISAMCAALAGFCFSAELNSGSATYGENTALLVNCGVVVGGTPFNGGYGGIVQSLIGIFLLGVLENAMSLKNVSSYYQQLIRGIVIVFVIAMDCYARKKKREDV
- a CDS encoding aspartate aminotransferase family protein, translated to MKLDYLDGFDYEAVHARAKYVLENTKRLKPAAEKECLDWFEKNCAASKKTIDAAKSLIPSGVQHNLANNYPFALNCVKGEGAYLYDIDGNRYVDFIGAGGPSILGNNDPDVRAAIEDCLSKTGYLTGLYHENEYKVAQKVKEFFPSVDKFRMLGSGTEACMFAIRAARAFTGKLNIVKLKGNFHGNSDQLIYDMRYCGSMNSFAVGVPDENFKYVSAVMVNDLNELEQRFIDNEKKGGTACFIMEGMGQDSGVLPTTREYHKGVRKLCDKYGVVLIYDEVVTGFRLALGGAQEFFDTRADITIFGKIIGGGLAGAGGIGGNEDVMSVLTAGVSHVAGKKIVIGGTLSANPLTCAAAYATLCKLQREDVPNKLNAAGKTFAQKLTDLANKYDLPAIISSTGSVMQIDVTGMKHVATFPEYTPEQQAEKRKFATARMTDFAMALAANGVLTAGGNKTFLSYPSLELLDQVLPIYEKVFSMYE
- a CDS encoding sugar ABC transporter ATP-binding protein, with amino-acid sequence MDTNVILSVQNVTKRFTNVVALDQVSFDIYQGQVHGIVGENGAGKSTLMKILSGVYSKDEGNIFFDGQEMRIKKPTESLRLGLSIIYQEFNLVNQMNVGENIFLGRFKELGGLRQIHKKARALLDSIGSKIGTYTPVEDLSVSEKQMVEICKALSYDSKLIIMDEPSTTLTAEEMDRLTAIIHDLRGKGITIIYISHRLDEIFDLCNRVTVMRDGHVISTKPIEQVTRGEMIAEMVGRSIENEYPPRAQNVGETILEVKNINTKKLHDVSFTAKKGEILGFVGLVGAGRTETVRAVFGADKKHSGEVWLNGKKLDIKNPMDAKREGFGFVTEDRKQQGLLLNFDVGTNITMASFDHFVRNGVFDKQKEREIIDRQIKALAVKTPGPEVYISTLSGGNQQKCLIARWLENNPKVLIMDEPTRGIDVGAKYEIYMLMKQIAESGGTIIMISSELPEVLNMSNRVIVLSDGRVVGEFDPNAVSSEDIMAAALGEG
- a CDS encoding ABC transporter permease; protein product: MNAIHSAQPAAKAQKRHVVKKLVNDYLILIGILILTLYTCIVQPSFLAPGNLLSLVRQFVPLGMVALGMTLVIIGGYIDLSVAGIFSFMGIVSALLLNRMGPASLIVVLAIGGLCGLVNALILIKCGARDDSDALFITFGMQTVFGALALIANSGNYVALNETAFTQFVGNGGVLHIPFMLIIFIVVTAILQFMMKKMPIGRGIHLAGGNPVAAELCGIPLKRIIMMIYIITGVLTTLGAFIMTCRVGSALPIAGRNYEANAILSVTIGGTSLSGGKGSVLNTVLGVALFTIMANALNMLGVGPNMQNVWKGVILVAAIWLDSRRTV
- a CDS encoding sugar phosphate isomerase/epimerase family protein translates to MRLGYNEATCMENSSLEQDLILCEKYGYDDIELRIDMLEAYLQTHTVEDLQAFFSASHVKPFSINAIDYINFTSPAQWEEVRRQALFSCRIARRIGCRYLIVCPSKADTYFTKTEQEVFDDTVSVLCRLSDLAGPYGVSIAFEPVGDRRWCCNSLRFATEIVNAVDRDNVGLTVDCINFYMHDKCADMASIRNIPRGKLFIYHINDCEDRPFGVLDHCHRIMPGKGCIPVAEITEAVQSTGYDGPACLELFRPAYWAMEADAVFRLGACCTRPFLRQACAPHKQKPNY
- a CDS encoding sugar ABC transporter substrate-binding protein, with the translated sequence MKLRKWIAITTVLAMLGMTGCTPAADSAGKAATPDESPADSGAAAATASEFESLEPVNIEDFMGSPVISDYIPDECNLSGTKEDGSKWKLAWCCADDSDESMAFMTGLMQQAADEYGFELVRYDAQSDPQKQTDHINNAITQGCDAIIVNPVDASALSIPMKKAKDAGLVVINSQNRIADTSGYDCYVGPDDTMAAQQMASVLMEMLPDGGKIVMIDGMMGSTAQINRTAGFRGVMQNYPQYEIVEEQSAQWSTAEAMNIMESYLSKYPEIDAVFSHFDLATLAAIQSTQNVGREDEIMFFSVDGTQGALDEIAKNGCFKSTSMQDFKANTAIQVMAALAYLNGDGDKVDKETVTPNVVITADNAGKFEAGWG